In one window of Gemmatimonadaceae bacterium DNA:
- a CDS encoding tetratricopeptide repeat protein, with protein sequence MRVSFASGALAAGLIAGLSTAPALLSAQPGGVAPACPLDANSPKELAVLELQVQRARGATTPEIRQSALKAIMKELDTKPERFAKNPAGYNLRMAQALTMWALEPGVANVAPRASLGLVTNPTESIDMLVKLDEAYKAIVAALPTCESDVKALRQNDVWLAVTRKALDASNGGQLDSANYYAKRSLLLSQDSPYPHYVLANVANQRKERTAAIGHWKQVIVQSGADTSYRELRNSSLYLLSVNQLEAAEAAKGAEQQSLAKDAAANFKALLSATPDSPDAPNIMQSWADALKMAGDSAAIPGIYADMLAKPAGYGDVALTMAGVIATRVNKTDDAIALNEAAIARNPNARDALRNLAANYYAKDQFLKMLAPSTKLVSIDPNNFDGWMMFAYAAQGIAKAAKVPAEKKAWTDSLVKYQTYAEALPVKVDVASFQRGTKDVSLTLQFEQQAAADGTYSVTVEFLDAAGAVVGTATAPVGPLKKGETKSVAFKAAATGVSGYRYQPIK encoded by the coding sequence ATGCGTGTGTCGTTCGCGAGTGGTGCCTTGGCCGCCGGTCTCATTGCCGGTCTGTCGACCGCGCCTGCCCTTCTGTCGGCGCAGCCGGGTGGTGTCGCCCCCGCGTGCCCATTGGATGCCAACAGTCCCAAGGAACTCGCGGTGCTCGAGCTGCAGGTCCAGCGCGCCCGCGGGGCCACCACGCCGGAGATTCGGCAGTCGGCGTTGAAGGCGATCATGAAGGAGCTGGATACCAAGCCCGAGCGTTTCGCCAAGAATCCGGCCGGCTACAATCTTCGCATGGCGCAGGCGTTGACCATGTGGGCGCTGGAGCCGGGCGTGGCCAACGTTGCGCCGCGCGCATCGCTGGGTTTGGTGACGAATCCGACCGAGTCCATCGACATGTTGGTCAAGCTGGACGAAGCGTACAAGGCCATCGTGGCGGCGCTGCCCACGTGCGAAAGCGATGTGAAAGCGCTGCGTCAGAACGATGTATGGCTGGCAGTCACGCGCAAGGCGCTGGACGCGTCGAATGGCGGGCAGTTGGACAGTGCGAACTACTACGCCAAGCGCTCGCTGCTGCTCTCGCAGGACAGCCCGTACCCGCACTACGTGCTGGCCAACGTGGCGAACCAGCGAAAGGAACGCACGGCGGCGATTGGCCACTGGAAGCAGGTGATCGTGCAGTCGGGCGCCGATACCAGCTATCGCGAACTCAGGAACAGCAGCTTGTATCTGCTGTCCGTCAACCAACTCGAAGCGGCGGAAGCCGCGAAGGGTGCCGAACAGCAGTCGTTGGCGAAGGACGCCGCCGCGAACTTCAAGGCGTTGCTGTCCGCAACACCCGACAGCCCGGACGCGCCGAACATCATGCAGAGCTGGGCCGATGCGCTGAAGATGGCGGGCGACTCGGCCGCCATCCCGGGGATCTACGCCGACATGCTCGCGAAACCGGCGGGCTACGGCGATGTCGCGTTGACGATGGCTGGCGTGATTGCCACGCGGGTGAACAAGACCGACGACGCCATCGCCCTGAACGAGGCCGCCATCGCCCGGAACCCCAATGCGCGTGACGCGCTCCGCAACCTGGCCGCGAACTACTACGCCAAGGACCAGTTTCTCAAGATGCTGGCGCCGTCGACGAAGCTGGTGTCCATCGATCCGAACAACTTTGATGGATGGATGATGTTCGCGTACGCCGCGCAGGGCATCGCCAAGGCGGCTAAAGTACCGGCCGAGAAGAAAGCCTGGACGGATTCACTGGTGAAGTATCAGACGTACGCCGAAGCGCTGCCGGTGAAGGTGGATGTCGCCAGCTTCCAGCGTGGCACCAAGGACGTATCCTTGACGCTGCAATTCGAGCAGCAGGCCGCCGCCGACGGCACCTACTCGGTGACGGTGGAATTCCTGGACGCGGCGGGTGCGGTGGTGGGAACCGCGACGGCCCCGGTGGGTCCGCTCAAGAAGGGTGAGACCAAGAGCGTGGCGTTCAAGGCGGCCGCAACGGGGGTTTCCGGGTACCGCTACCAACCGATCAAGTAG
- a CDS encoding BMP family ABC transporter substrate-binding protein: protein MRRTLFLIGALLVAHVALLAVTPSGATKADNTVGLDVGIVFDVGGRGDKSFNDGAYLGGVRAARDLGARVRYIEPGEGSDREAGLRLLAAEGLDLVIGVGFIFSDDVNTLAREYPNVRFADVDYAVSTDSAGNPLPMPDNLVALKFREEEGSFLVGALAALVGKSKKVGFIGGMDIALIHKFEAGYRAGVKHVCPDCEVLVAYAGVTPEAFRNPGKGKEMALSQYSQGVNVIFHASGSTGLGVFEAARSAGKLAIGVDADQYSEAPGVVLTSMVKGIDESVFQAVKAVKEGRFKGGIQQFGLAEKGVGYVYDANNKALIPAAVRGRLDQLTAEIIAGRIKVPSTR, encoded by the coding sequence ATGCGTCGGACTCTTTTTCTGATCGGGGCGCTCCTCGTCGCCCATGTCGCCTTGCTGGCGGTTACGCCCTCTGGCGCGACCAAGGCGGACAACACCGTGGGACTCGACGTCGGCATCGTGTTCGATGTCGGTGGTCGCGGTGACAAGTCGTTCAACGACGGCGCGTACCTGGGTGGCGTGCGGGCGGCCCGGGATCTTGGCGCCCGCGTGCGGTACATCGAACCCGGTGAGGGCTCCGACCGCGAAGCGGGGCTGCGATTACTCGCGGCCGAAGGACTCGATCTGGTCATTGGCGTCGGATTCATCTTCAGCGATGATGTCAACACGCTGGCCCGGGAGTATCCCAACGTCCGCTTCGCCGACGTGGACTACGCGGTTTCCACCGACAGCGCGGGCAATCCGCTGCCGATGCCCGACAACCTGGTGGCGCTCAAGTTTCGCGAGGAAGAAGGGTCGTTTTTGGTGGGCGCATTGGCCGCGCTGGTGGGCAAGAGCAAGAAGGTGGGGTTCATTGGCGGCATGGACATCGCGCTCATTCACAAGTTCGAGGCGGGCTATCGCGCCGGCGTGAAGCACGTGTGTCCCGACTGCGAGGTGCTGGTGGCCTACGCTGGCGTGACGCCGGAAGCATTTCGCAATCCTGGCAAGGGCAAGGAGATGGCGCTCAGCCAGTACAGCCAAGGCGTGAACGTGATCTTCCACGCCTCGGGATCCACGGGCCTTGGGGTGTTCGAAGCCGCGCGTTCTGCGGGTAAGCTGGCCATCGGTGTCGACGCCGATCAGTACAGCGAAGCGCCGGGCGTCGTGCTCACGAGCATGGTGAAAGGCATCGATGAGTCGGTGTTCCAGGCCGTGAAAGCGGTGAAGGAAGGGCGCTTCAAGGGCGGCATCCAGCAGTTCGGGCTCGCCGAAAAGGGTGTTGGCTACGTCTACGATGCCAACAACAAAGCGCTCATTCCCGCTGCGGTGCGCGGGCGACTCGATCAGCTGACGGCGGAGATCATCGCCGGCCGCATCAAGGTGCCGAGTACACGATGA
- a CDS encoding ABC transporter ATP-binding protein: MSTRDSAVHMDGVAKLFGPVVANRQASLDVATGEIHALVGENGAGKSTLMRVLAGMFAPDAGVVRVNGRDVTGWSTHEAIAAGVGMVHQHFMLVPTLTVAENVVLGMEPTHGVRVDMTRAIADVKALCVKCGLHVDPLAKVADLSVGEAQRVEILKALYRGARILILDEPTAVLSPPEIRDLWDVLRTLKADGGTVVLITHKLDEVIAVSDTITVMRAGMTVSRFATQGTTPRDIARAMVGRDVALALDTVTAPRAASTAAAVLRVSGLTVKSDRGMTAVNNLSFDIAPGEIFGIAGVEGNGQTELLEAIAGLRAPMSGSILLGSQDITALTVRDRADAGLSHIPEDRHRRGLILEYSIADNLILGRQHHFASARGLDAARIASHAAQQVQAFDIRPAVTTLPARALSGGNQQKVVIAREMGRAFTVLLAAQPTRGVDVGAIEFIHDQLRKARAEGKAILLVSADLPEVMALSDRIAVMYGGRFVTVMAGSDATTEKLGPFMTGAAA, from the coding sequence ATGAGCACCCGGGACTCGGCTGTGCACATGGACGGTGTGGCCAAACTGTTCGGGCCGGTGGTGGCCAATCGGCAGGCGTCACTTGATGTCGCCACGGGAGAGATTCACGCGCTGGTGGGCGAGAACGGCGCCGGCAAGAGCACGCTGATGCGCGTGCTGGCCGGCATGTTTGCGCCTGATGCCGGCGTGGTGCGGGTGAATGGTCGCGATGTGACCGGATGGTCAACGCACGAAGCGATTGCCGCCGGCGTGGGCATGGTGCATCAGCACTTCATGCTCGTCCCCACGCTGACGGTGGCGGAGAATGTGGTGCTGGGGATGGAGCCGACGCACGGCGTGCGCGTGGACATGACCCGGGCCATCGCCGATGTGAAGGCGTTGTGCGTCAAGTGCGGCCTGCATGTTGATCCGTTGGCGAAGGTGGCCGACCTGAGTGTCGGCGAGGCACAGCGGGTGGAGATCCTCAAGGCGCTGTATCGTGGCGCCCGCATCCTCATTCTTGATGAGCCGACGGCCGTGTTGTCGCCGCCAGAAATTCGTGACTTGTGGGACGTGCTTCGCACGCTCAAGGCGGACGGCGGGACGGTGGTGCTCATCACGCACAAACTGGATGAGGTGATTGCCGTGTCCGACACCATCACCGTGATGCGCGCCGGGATGACCGTATCGCGTTTTGCCACCCAGGGCACGACGCCGCGTGACATTGCGCGAGCGATGGTGGGTCGTGACGTGGCACTGGCGCTCGACACGGTGACGGCACCACGCGCGGCGTCGACGGCAGCCGCGGTGCTCCGCGTATCGGGCCTCACGGTGAAGTCCGACCGCGGCATGACGGCAGTGAACAACCTGTCGTTTGACATAGCGCCCGGAGAGATTTTCGGCATCGCCGGTGTGGAAGGCAACGGGCAAACCGAATTGCTGGAAGCGATTGCCGGGCTGCGCGCTCCGATGTCCGGATCGATTCTGCTGGGCAGCCAGGATATCACGGCGCTGACGGTGCGCGATCGCGCGGATGCCGGGCTGTCGCACATTCCGGAAGACCGTCATCGTCGCGGACTCATTCTCGAGTATTCCATCGCCGACAACCTGATCCTTGGCCGTCAGCACCACTTCGCGTCGGCGCGCGGTCTCGATGCGGCCCGCATTGCCTCGCATGCGGCGCAGCAGGTGCAGGCGTTCGATATTCGTCCGGCGGTAACCACGCTGCCGGCGCGCGCGCTGTCGGGTGGCAACCAGCAGAAGGTGGTGATTGCCCGCGAGATGGGGCGCGCGTTTACCGTGTTGTTGGCGGCACAGCCCACGCGCGGTGTGGACGTGGGGGCTATCGAGTTCATTCATGACCAGCTGCGAAAGGCGCGGGCGGAAGGCAAGGCGATTTTGCTGGTGAGCGCCGACTTGCCCGAGGTGATGGCGCTATCCGATCGCATCGCCGTGATGTACGGTGGTCGGTTTGTAACCGTGATGGCGGGCAGTGATGCCACGACCGAGAAGCTCGGGCCATTCATGACGGGAGCGGCGGCATGA
- a CDS encoding ABC transporter permease: MDRAALLENVLPIVVALGIAAVVGDLLILSFGEAPATEYRLLVEGTWGNAYGIGQVLYKATTLTFAGLAFAMAGRAGLFNVGAESQLAMGGFAAGIMGLLLPAGVPAVIGMLLCLIAAAFGGAAVAAVPGVLRARFGASEVIVTIMLNFVVLALLNWLVSAKIHVTETLHTPPINTGRVPRLADMFDAFHGSAANWTLLIAIAVALSSWWWLFRTRGGYELRAVGLQPDAAEYGGVNVKRVLWTSMCLSGALAGMGGVNFVLGYKGYYEEGFAGGAGFLGIAVALVGRNHPLGILLAALLFATLSQGGLAVNALVPKQLTDILTAVVILAVATAVPEVQRQMRAAAASALAALNRSAATPSAERDA, translated from the coding sequence ATGGACCGCGCCGCGCTCCTTGAGAACGTGCTGCCGATAGTCGTGGCACTGGGCATCGCCGCTGTTGTTGGCGATCTGCTCATATTGTCGTTTGGCGAAGCACCGGCCACCGAGTATCGCCTGCTGGTGGAAGGCACGTGGGGCAACGCGTACGGCATTGGACAGGTGTTGTACAAGGCCACGACGCTGACCTTTGCCGGTCTGGCGTTCGCCATGGCGGGGCGCGCGGGACTGTTCAACGTCGGTGCCGAATCCCAGTTGGCGATGGGCGGTTTCGCCGCGGGCATCATGGGGTTGCTGCTGCCAGCGGGCGTACCGGCCGTGATCGGTATGCTGTTGTGCCTGATCGCGGCGGCGTTCGGTGGCGCCGCTGTGGCCGCCGTACCTGGTGTACTGCGTGCGCGTTTTGGCGCCAGCGAAGTGATTGTCACCATCATGCTCAACTTCGTGGTGCTTGCCCTGCTCAACTGGCTGGTGTCCGCAAAGATTCATGTCACCGAAACGCTGCATACGCCGCCCATCAATACCGGCAGGGTGCCGCGACTGGCCGACATGTTCGACGCCTTCCACGGCAGTGCGGCCAACTGGACGCTGCTGATCGCCATCGCCGTGGCGCTGTCGAGTTGGTGGTGGTTGTTCCGCACGCGCGGGGGGTACGAACTGCGCGCCGTGGGCCTGCAGCCCGATGCCGCCGAATACGGCGGCGTGAATGTGAAACGGGTGCTGTGGACGTCGATGTGTTTGTCGGGCGCACTCGCGGGCATGGGTGGCGTGAACTTCGTGCTGGGTTACAAGGGCTACTACGAGGAAGGCTTTGCCGGCGGCGCGGGCTTCCTTGGTATCGCCGTGGCGTTGGTGGGGCGCAATCATCCGTTGGGCATTCTGCTGGCCGCCCTGCTGTTTGCCACGCTGTCGCAGGGTGGACTGGCGGTGAATGCGCTGGTGCCCAAGCAACTCACCGATATTCTCACCGCGGTCGTGATTTTGGCCGTCGCGACTGCGGTGCCGGAAGTGCAACGACAGATGCGCGCTGCGGCGGCCAGTGCGTTGGCCGCGCTCAATCGTTCGGCCGCGACGCCGAGCGCGGAGCGTGACGCATGA
- a CDS encoding ABC transporter permease: MNAIAFLLQTIRISIPYLLAAAGGVMSERVGVIALGLEGLMLSGAFGAAMGSYYGGSAWMGLLGALVAGLVMTSVLAVATLRFKANQVVVGVAINLLVVAVTRFFLRLVFDSASNSPRVPGFGGEGAANAMLASFANPVVWIGLFALPGLGWLLYQTPFGLRARAVGEKPEAATTLGIAVGPLRLKGLLLSGALASLGGAYLALDQHQFTDGMTAGRGFIALAAVIFGRWEPMRVAVACLLFAGAETLQIQLQGAQLVPSQFVEMIPYVLTIIALAGVVGRSVAPAALGKTE, from the coding sequence ATGAACGCCATCGCGTTTCTGCTGCAGACCATCCGCATTTCCATTCCGTACCTGCTGGCAGCGGCCGGCGGCGTGATGTCCGAGCGCGTGGGTGTCATTGCCTTGGGTCTTGAAGGACTGATGCTGTCGGGTGCCTTCGGTGCCGCCATGGGCAGCTACTACGGCGGCAGTGCATGGATGGGGTTGTTGGGTGCGCTGGTGGCCGGACTCGTGATGACCAGCGTGTTGGCCGTGGCCACCCTGCGCTTCAAGGCCAATCAGGTGGTTGTGGGTGTGGCGATCAACCTGCTGGTGGTGGCGGTCACGCGATTCTTTTTGCGACTGGTGTTCGATAGCGCCAGCAACTCGCCGCGCGTGCCTGGATTCGGTGGTGAAGGCGCGGCCAACGCCATGCTGGCCAGCTTCGCCAACCCGGTGGTGTGGATTGGGCTGTTTGCGCTGCCCGGGCTTGGTTGGCTGTTGTACCAGACGCCGTTCGGTTTGCGCGCGCGCGCCGTGGGAGAGAAACCCGAGGCGGCCACCACGTTGGGCATCGCGGTCGGCCCGCTACGCCTCAAGGGATTGCTGCTGTCGGGCGCGCTCGCCTCGCTGGGCGGTGCGTATCTCGCACTCGATCAACATCAGTTCACCGATGGCATGACCGCCGGCCGTGGCTTCATTGCGCTTGCCGCCGTGATTTTTGGACGGTGGGAACCCATGCGCGTCGCGGTGGCGTGCCTTCTCTTTGCCGGTGCAGAAACCTTGCAGATCCAGTTGCAGGGCGCGCAACTCGTGCCCAGTCAGTTCGTCGAGATGATTCCCTATGTGCTGACCATCATCGCACTGGCCGGTGTGGTGGGGCGCAGTGTTGCGCCAGCGGCGCTGGGAAAGACCGAGTGA
- a CDS encoding MFS transporter, with the protein MSESLVTRTGEHPTQEPEKSAFGKLVVLMVTAFIDMLGLLMILPLLPFYAKSLGAGGLIVGLLVSAFSVAQLISAPIWGRFSDRYGRRPALMVGLGASAIAYVVFAYADSLWLLFLSRIVQGAGGGTVSVIQAYVADATKPEDRAKSLGWLSAATNAGVAIGPVIGSWVQHWSTHTPGLVAAGLCVINMVFASRYLTEARKPSGAPGLNADGTKTVRKGSREAVMRVISHPDEPASRLILIYAIAIGAFQGTTSILALFLSFQFGVTADTIGYFFFYIGVLSVFVRAVMLGRFVNWAGEPKLSRWGIMFLGAGLVGIAFSTNYVTLALAVGLLPLGTAFTFPCVTAMLSRVVSSAERGLYMGVQQTFGGITRVAFPVLFGLAFDNIGKASPFLISATMVLATLLLGRDLEKYSPRAAKA; encoded by the coding sequence GTGAGCGAATCCCTGGTGACACGAACCGGCGAACACCCGACGCAGGAGCCGGAGAAGAGCGCGTTCGGCAAGCTGGTCGTGCTGATGGTGACGGCGTTCATCGACATGCTCGGCCTGTTGATGATTTTGCCGCTGCTGCCGTTTTACGCCAAGAGTCTTGGCGCGGGCGGCCTGATTGTGGGACTGTTGGTCAGCGCGTTCAGTGTTGCGCAGCTCATCAGCGCACCCATTTGGGGTCGGTTCTCCGATCGCTATGGACGGCGTCCGGCCCTGATGGTGGGACTCGGCGCCAGCGCCATTGCCTATGTGGTGTTCGCCTACGCCGACAGTTTGTGGTTGTTGTTCCTGTCACGCATTGTGCAGGGTGCCGGTGGCGGTACGGTGAGTGTGATTCAGGCCTATGTCGCCGACGCCACCAAGCCGGAAGATCGCGCCAAGTCGCTGGGCTGGTTGAGCGCGGCCACCAACGCCGGCGTGGCGATTGGGCCGGTCATTGGCAGCTGGGTGCAGCACTGGAGCACGCATACGCCGGGTCTCGTGGCGGCGGGATTGTGTGTGATCAACATGGTCTTTGCCTCGCGCTATCTCACCGAGGCGCGAAAGCCGTCAGGGGCGCCTGGCCTCAATGCCGACGGCACGAAGACGGTGCGCAAAGGCAGTCGGGAGGCCGTGATGCGCGTGATCAGCCATCCGGACGAACCGGCATCACGGCTGATTCTCATTTACGCGATCGCCATTGGCGCGTTCCAAGGCACGACGTCCATCCTGGCGCTGTTCCTTTCGTTCCAGTTCGGCGTCACCGCGGACACCATCGGCTACTTCTTCTTCTACATCGGCGTGTTGAGCGTCTTCGTGCGCGCGGTCATGCTGGGACGTTTCGTGAACTGGGCGGGGGAGCCCAAGCTCAGTCGATGGGGCATCATGTTTCTCGGCGCCGGGCTGGTGGGCATCGCGTTCTCCACGAATTACGTGACGCTGGCGCTGGCCGTCGGCCTGTTGCCACTGGGCACGGCCTTCACCTTCCCGTGCGTCACCGCGATGCTGTCACGCGTGGTGAGCAGCGCCGAGCGCGGGTTGTACATGGGCGTGCAGCAGACGTTTGGCGGCATCACGCGCGTGGCGTTTCCGGTGCTGTTCGGATTGGCCTTTGACAACATCGGCAAGGCCAGTCCGTTTCTGATCAGCGCGACGATGGTGTTGGCGACGTTGTTGCTGGGTCGGGATCTGGAGAAGTACTCGCCGCGGGCTGCCAAAGCGTAG
- a CDS encoding SDR family oxidoreductase has product MISNPPAPEASFREQLCAATELLQRIGADRALLVPLPPTERQAFLDAVALVFHPDAKARRAMVKATVRERKAAAAARDDGVLHETGIRSLRRQPVFTTPNVYPPDHFTPQDIDTDLEVREAVVPQHCYICKQKFTTIHHFYDQMCGPCAEYNFAKRTELADLTGRTALLTGGRVKIGYQAGLKLLRCGARLIVTTRFPRDSAARYAAEPDFAQWSDRLELFGLDLRHTPSVEAFCRELLNTHDRLDFIINNACQTVRRPPDFYAHMMEGEMAPLQSLPAEQRKVLGTYEGLRGYHMLPEAQSNAGVSTTREPHALDAIGLTQAAALSQVKLLPEELLAQQGLFPQGQLDQDLQQVDLRDRNSWRLLMAEVPSVELLEVQLVNAIAPFIINARLKPLMMRTANRDKHIVNVSAVEGQFYRNNKTTRHPHTNMAKAALNMMTRTSATDYQQDGIHMNSVDTGWVTDEDTVELAARKVADHRFHPPLDIVDGAARIVDPIIAGINSGVHQWGVFLKDYRPTDW; this is encoded by the coding sequence TTGATCTCCAATCCGCCTGCACCCGAAGCGTCGTTCCGCGAGCAGCTCTGCGCCGCGACGGAGCTGCTGCAGCGCATCGGTGCCGATCGCGCACTCCTCGTGCCGCTCCCGCCCACGGAACGCCAGGCGTTCCTTGACGCGGTCGCGCTGGTCTTTCATCCCGATGCCAAAGCCCGGCGCGCAATGGTCAAGGCCACCGTGCGCGAGCGCAAGGCGGCGGCGGCCGCGCGTGATGATGGGGTGCTGCATGAAACGGGAATCCGGTCGCTCAGGCGGCAGCCGGTGTTCACCACGCCCAATGTCTATCCACCCGACCACTTCACACCGCAGGACATCGACACCGATCTGGAAGTCCGCGAAGCCGTCGTGCCGCAGCACTGCTACATCTGCAAGCAGAAGTTCACCACCATCCACCACTTCTACGACCAGATGTGCGGCCCGTGCGCGGAGTACAATTTCGCCAAACGCACAGAACTCGCCGACCTCACCGGTCGAACCGCCCTGCTCACCGGCGGCCGCGTGAAGATTGGGTATCAGGCGGGCCTCAAGCTGCTGCGCTGCGGCGCACGACTGATTGTCACCACGCGTTTCCCGCGCGATTCGGCGGCTCGTTACGCCGCGGAACCGGATTTTGCGCAATGGAGCGATCGGCTCGAGCTGTTCGGGCTGGACCTGCGACATACGCCAAGCGTGGAAGCGTTCTGTCGCGAGCTGCTCAACACGCATGACCGCCTGGATTTCATCATCAACAATGCCTGCCAGACGGTGCGCCGCCCGCCCGATTTCTACGCGCACATGATGGAAGGCGAAATGGCACCGCTGCAGTCGCTGCCCGCGGAGCAACGCAAGGTCCTGGGCACGTACGAGGGGCTCCGCGGCTATCATATGCTGCCCGAAGCCCAGTCGAATGCGGGCGTATCCACCACGCGTGAGCCGCACGCCCTCGACGCGATTGGCCTCACGCAGGCGGCGGCGCTGTCGCAGGTGAAATTGCTCCCGGAGGAACTGCTCGCCCAGCAGGGACTCTTTCCCCAAGGACAACTCGATCAGGATTTGCAGCAGGTGGATCTCCGCGACCGCAACTCCTGGCGACTGCTGATGGCCGAGGTGCCCAGCGTGGAGTTACTGGAAGTGCAACTCGTGAATGCCATTGCGCCGTTCATCATCAATGCGCGACTCAAGCCGCTCATGATGCGCACCGCCAACCGCGACAAGCACATCGTCAACGTGTCGGCCGTGGAAGGACAGTTCTACCGCAACAACAAGACCACCCGTCATCCGCACACGAACATGGCCAAGGCGGCGCTCAACATGATGACCCGCACGTCCGCCACGGACTATCAGCAGGACGGGATTCACATGAACAGCGTCGACACGGGGTGGGTGACCGACGAGGACACGGTGGAACTGGCGGCGCGAAAGGTTGCGGATCATCGATTCCATCCGCCGCTCGATATCGTGGACGGCGCCGCCCGCATTGTCGATCCGATCATTGCAGGCATCAACAGCGGCGTGCATCAGTGGGGCGTGTTCCTCAAGGACTATCGGCCGACGGACTGGTAA
- a CDS encoding copper chaperone PCu(A)C, translated as MRDAWARPADSAATTAAYLVIVNRDTAAIALSAVTSPVSASVSLHESMVMSGMVHMSPLMAPQAIPPGDSLVLKPGAKHLMISSLRRPLAVADSVLLELILTDGRVLHVTAFVRTP; from the coding sequence GTGCGCGACGCCTGGGCGCGACCGGCCGATTCGGCCGCGACCACGGCGGCCTATCTGGTGATTGTGAACCGCGACACGGCGGCCATTGCACTCTCCGCCGTGACCTCGCCCGTGTCGGCCTCGGTCTCGCTGCATGAATCCATGGTGATGAGCGGCATGGTGCACATGTCGCCGCTGATGGCGCCGCAGGCCATTCCGCCGGGCGATTCCCTCGTCCTCAAGCCTGGCGCGAAACATCTGATGATCTCTTCACTCAGACGGCCGCTTGCGGTCGCCGATTCAGTTCTGCTGGAGTTGATATTGACCGATGGTCGCGTGCTGCACGTGACTGCGTTCGTGCGTACGCCGTAA